In a genomic window of Quercus lobata isolate SW786 chromosome 4, ValleyOak3.0 Primary Assembly, whole genome shotgun sequence:
- the LOC115983294 gene encoding probable glutathione S-transferase: MADEVVLLDFWPSMFGMRVRIALAEKGIKYEYKDEDLRNKSPLLLEMNPIHKKIPVLIHNGKPVCESLIIVQYIDEVWKDRCPLLPIDPYQRAHSRFWADFVDKKVIEVVRKILFTKGEEKEPGKKEFFEIFKILEGELGDKPYFGGETFGFVDLSLIPYYSWFHAIETFGEFNIEAECPKIVAWAKRCLQKETVAKTLPDQKKVYEYVEQIRKRFGNG, encoded by the exons ATGGCGGACGAGGTGGTTCTGCTAGATTTCTGGCCCAGTATGTTTGGGATGAGGGTGAGGATTGCTCTGGCTGAGAAGGGTATCAAGTATGAGTACAAGGACGAGGACTTGAGGAACAAGAGTCCTCTGCTTTTAGAGATGAACCCCATTCACAAGAAGATCCCAGTTCTCATCCACAACGGGAAACCGGTGTGTGAGTCCCTCATCATTGTTCAGTACATAGATGAGGTCTGGAAGGACAGGTGTCCATTGCTGCCCATTGATCCTTACCAGAGAGCTCATTCCAGGTTCTGGGCTGATTTTGTTGATAAGAAG GTTATTGAAGTTGTAAGGAAGATATTGTTCacaaaaggagaagaaaaagagcCAGGCAAGAAGGAATTCTTTGAAATCTTCAAGATATTGGAGGGAGAGCTTGGTGACAAACCTTACTTTGGGGGTGAAACATTTGGTTTTGTGGACCTTTCTCTTATCCCCTACTACAGTTGGTTCCATGCAATTGAGACCTTCGGAGAATTCAACATAGAGGCAGAGTGCCCCAAGATTGTTGCATGGGCTAAGAGGTGCTTGCAGAAAGAGACTGTGGCCAAGACTCTTCCTGACCAGAAGAAGGTTTATGAATATGTTGAACAAATAAGGAAAAGGTTTGGCAATGGTTAA